From a region of the Desmodus rotundus isolate HL8 chromosome 7, HLdesRot8A.1, whole genome shotgun sequence genome:
- the TIMM9 gene encoding mitochondrial import inner membrane translocase subunit Tim9 — MAAQMPETDQIKQFKEFLGTYNKLTETCFLDCVKDFTTREVKPEETTCSEHCLQKYLKMTQRISMRFQEYHIQQNEALAAKAGLLSQPR, encoded by the exons ATGGCTGCACAAATGCCAGAAACCGATCAGATAAAACAG TTTAaggaatttcttggaacctacaATAAACTTACAGAAACCTGCTTTTTGGACTGTGTTAAAGACTTCACAACAAGAGAAGTAAAACCTGAAGAG ACCACCTGTTCAGAACATTgcttacagaaatatttaaaaatgactcaAAGAATATCCATGAGATTTCAGGAATATCATATTCAGCAGAATGAAGCCCTGGCAGCCAAAGCAGGACTCCTTAGTCAGCCACGATAG